From Pseudomonas hefeiensis, one genomic window encodes:
- a CDS encoding patatin-like phospholipase family protein, which translates to MTKRVALVLGSGGARGYAHIGVIEEIERRGYDIACIAGCSMGAVVGGIYAAGKLDDYRNWIESLDYLDVLRLVDVSFRLGAIRGEKVFGQIRKIVGELNIEDLRIPYTAVATDLTNQQEIWFQEGCLHQAMRASAAIPSLFTPVMQGNRMLVDGGLLNPLPIVPVVSSHCDLIIAVNLNATNQKQYRLPVIQRPAAFRRRFDTLVSSLGSRLPFRRKQAEQLLLLEQEALKAEAAEINPWLGSAEPEGQQPAAAPESEGAPKSATGSFIIDNVGPASLLDLINQSFEVMQTSLAQYKIAGYPPDVLINVPKRVCRFFEFYKAPELIALGREIASDTLDRYENEQN; encoded by the coding sequence ATGACAAAACGTGTCGCATTGGTATTGGGTTCGGGTGGCGCCCGGGGCTACGCCCATATCGGGGTGATCGAAGAAATCGAACGACGTGGCTACGACATTGCCTGTATCGCCGGTTGCTCCATGGGTGCCGTCGTGGGCGGGATCTATGCCGCGGGCAAGCTCGACGATTACCGAAACTGGATCGAAAGCCTGGATTACCTGGATGTGCTGCGGCTGGTGGACGTCAGCTTTCGCCTGGGGGCGATTCGCGGCGAGAAAGTCTTCGGGCAGATCCGAAAGATCGTCGGCGAACTCAATATCGAAGACCTGCGCATTCCCTACACTGCCGTGGCCACCGACCTGACCAATCAGCAGGAAATCTGGTTCCAGGAAGGTTGCCTGCATCAGGCAATGCGCGCCTCGGCGGCGATTCCCAGCCTGTTTACCCCGGTGATGCAAGGCAACCGCATGCTGGTCGATGGCGGCCTGCTCAACCCGTTGCCCATCGTGCCGGTGGTGTCGAGCCATTGCGACCTGATCATCGCGGTCAACCTCAACGCCACCAACCAGAAACAATACAGACTGCCAGTCATCCAGCGCCCCGCCGCTTTCAGGCGCCGCTTCGACACCCTCGTCAGTTCCCTGGGTTCGCGCCTGCCGTTTCGTCGCAAGCAGGCCGAGCAGTTACTGCTACTGGAACAGGAGGCGTTAAAAGCCGAGGCCGCCGAGATCAACCCCTGGCTCGGATCCGCCGAGCCCGAAGGCCAACAACCCGCCGCCGCGCCGGAGTCCGAAGGTGCGCCGAAATCGGCGACCGGATCGTTCATCATCGACAACGTCGGCCCGGCCTCGCTGCTGGATTTGATCAACCAGAGTTTCGAGGTGATGCAAACGTCGCTGGCCCAGTACAAGATCGCCGGGTATCCACCGGATGTGCTGATCAACGTGCCGAAACGGGTGTGCCGGTTTTTCGAGTTCTACAAGGCGCCGGAGCTGATCGCCCTTGGGCGGGAAATTGCCAGCGACACGCTGGATCGCTATGAGAATGAGCAGAACTGA
- a CDS encoding response regulator has product MSQTATLLVIDDEPQIRKFLRISLTSQGYKVLEAGTGTEGLAQAALNKPDLLVLDLGLPDMDGQQVLREFRQWSTVPVLVLSVRASEAQKVEALDNGANDYLTKPFGIQEFLARIRALLRQAPAGEAREAALTFGPLTVDLAYRRVLLDGTEVALTRKEYAVLAQLARHPGRVITQQQLLKDIWGPTHTEDTHYLRIVVGHLRQKLADDPTRPRFIATEAGVGYRLLGEGGV; this is encoded by the coding sequence ATGAGCCAGACCGCAACCCTTTTGGTCATCGACGACGAACCGCAGATCCGCAAATTCCTGCGCATCAGCCTGACCTCCCAAGGCTACAAGGTGCTCGAAGCCGGCACCGGCACCGAAGGCCTGGCCCAGGCGGCGCTGAACAAACCCGATTTGCTGGTGCTCGACCTGGGCCTGCCGGACATGGACGGCCAGCAGGTGCTGCGCGAGTTTCGCCAATGGTCCACGGTGCCGGTGCTGGTGCTTTCGGTACGGGCCAGCGAAGCGCAGAAGGTCGAGGCGCTGGACAACGGCGCTAATGATTACCTGACCAAGCCGTTCGGTATCCAGGAGTTCCTGGCGCGCATTCGTGCCCTGCTGCGTCAGGCCCCGGCGGGCGAGGCGCGGGAAGCGGCGCTGACGTTCGGTCCGCTGACGGTCGACCTGGCTTATCGCCGGGTCCTGCTCGATGGCACCGAAGTGGCCCTGACCCGCAAGGAATACGCCGTGCTGGCGCAATTGGCGCGCCATCCTGGGCGGGTCATTACCCAGCAGCAATTGCTCAAGGATATTTGGGGCCCGACCCACACTGAAGACACTCATTACCTGCGGATCGTGGTCGGTCATTTGCGGCAAAAGCTGGCTGACGACCCGACCCGGCCCCGGTTCATTGCGACCGAGGCCGGGGTTGGGTATCGATTGTTGGGGGAGGGTGGTGTTTAA
- a CDS encoding sensor histidine kinase, whose amino-acid sequence MSDSGRADALLAKLPRTDRGRLKVFLGASPGVGKTYAMLQAAHTQLRQGVRVVAGVVETHGRSETEALLGGLVQQPLVRSEYRGVMLEEMDLDGLLATRPALVLVDELAHSNAPGSRHAKRWQDIQELLAAGIDVYTTVNVQHLESLNDQVRGITGVQVRETLPDWVLQEADELLLIDLPPRELLERLRDGKVYVPEQARAAIDAFFSQTNLTALRELAMQTAAAQVDNDLAQGYRQLGQAAPAVQGRLLVGVDGNDQAERLVRHASRVAQRRHLPWSLVHVDNGSTRDETSRQRLQNAQQLAERLGGEIVLLRAGEVARTLIQHATERRATLVLVGQSRPRLRRRLFGGGLASRLLRDTRGLELNVLDRDEQPPVARVRSSAVLSGFDYVLALLATAAASALAWGVSGLLPLPNISLVFLMAVLLVAVRSSLGPALACAALSFLAYDFLFIPPNFSFTIQREEDVLTLVFFLLMAALTGNLAARQRRQLQALRETQQETGELLDLSRKLTAATDRQAVISAAAQHLNGWHDLQLCLLNRDGQGGWKVETAEPLTFTEAERAAADWAWQHDQPAGAGTGTLPSGRWWWWPLSTEEGPLALLGVCPKEDKPLSGQRRRLLAALSQPLAQALARAQLAQDLEAARLHGETEQLRSALLASVSHDLRTPLTSMRGSIDSLLALGEAIPLADRRELLEGTRDEAERLDRYIQNLLDMTRLGHGALKLARDWVSPGDIVGSALNRLRAVLAPLAVGIEVPAELPLLYVHAALIEQALVNVLENAARFSPAHGRLLLSAGATDSEVFFAVADEGPGIPEEEREKIFDMFYTAARGDRGGQGTGLGLAICQGMVGAHGGRISVDTGLDGRGTCITLHLPLQTQPGLDDEA is encoded by the coding sequence ATGAGCGACTCCGGCCGCGCCGACGCACTGTTAGCCAAGCTGCCCCGCACCGACCGTGGTCGGCTCAAGGTCTTCCTGGGGGCGTCGCCGGGTGTCGGCAAGACCTACGCCATGCTGCAGGCGGCCCACACGCAATTGCGCCAAGGTGTCAGGGTGGTCGCCGGCGTGGTGGAGACCCACGGCCGCAGTGAGACTGAAGCGCTGCTCGGCGGTCTGGTGCAGCAGCCGCTGGTGCGTTCGGAGTATCGCGGTGTGATGCTCGAGGAAATGGACCTTGATGGTCTGCTCGCGACTCGACCGGCCTTGGTGCTGGTGGACGAACTGGCCCACAGCAACGCGCCCGGCAGCCGACACGCCAAACGCTGGCAAGACATTCAGGAATTGCTGGCCGCCGGCATCGATGTCTACACCACCGTCAATGTCCAGCACCTGGAAAGTCTCAACGATCAGGTGCGCGGTATCACCGGCGTGCAAGTTCGCGAGACGCTGCCCGACTGGGTCCTGCAGGAGGCCGATGAACTGCTGTTGATCGACCTGCCACCGCGCGAACTGCTGGAGCGCCTGCGCGATGGCAAGGTGTATGTGCCGGAACAGGCGCGCGCAGCGATCGATGCATTTTTCAGCCAGACCAACCTCACTGCATTGCGTGAGCTGGCCATGCAAACCGCCGCGGCACAGGTGGACAACGATCTTGCCCAGGGCTACCGGCAACTGGGCCAGGCAGCTCCGGCGGTGCAGGGACGATTGTTGGTGGGGGTCGACGGTAATGACCAGGCCGAACGTCTGGTGCGCCATGCCAGTCGCGTCGCCCAGCGTCGGCACCTTCCTTGGAGCCTGGTACACGTAGACAACGGCAGCACGCGGGACGAAACATCGCGCCAGCGCCTGCAAAATGCCCAGCAACTGGCCGAGCGCCTTGGCGGGGAAATAGTGCTGCTACGGGCCGGTGAAGTCGCCAGGACCCTGATCCAGCACGCCACCGAACGTCGTGCCACGCTGGTGCTGGTGGGGCAGTCCAGGCCGCGACTGCGCCGGCGGCTGTTTGGTGGTGGCTTGGCTTCCCGCCTGCTGCGCGATACCAGGGGGCTGGAACTCAACGTGCTGGACCGCGATGAACAGCCCCCTGTGGCCCGCGTGCGTTCAAGCGCCGTCCTGAGCGGTTTCGACTACGTGTTGGCGCTGTTGGCGACGGCGGCGGCCAGTGCGCTGGCCTGGGGGGTCTCCGGGCTTCTGCCCTTGCCCAATATTTCCCTGGTGTTTCTGATGGCGGTGTTGCTGGTGGCGGTTCGTAGCAGCCTCGGCCCGGCGCTGGCCTGCGCCGCGCTGTCATTCCTGGCCTATGACTTTCTGTTCATCCCACCGAATTTTTCCTTCACCATCCAGCGTGAAGAAGACGTGCTCACCCTGGTGTTCTTCTTGCTCATGGCGGCCCTGACCGGCAACCTTGCGGCCCGCCAGCGACGACAGTTGCAGGCGCTGCGCGAGACCCAGCAGGAAACCGGCGAGCTGCTTGACCTGTCCCGCAAGCTGACCGCCGCGACTGACCGCCAGGCGGTGATCAGCGCCGCCGCGCAACACCTCAACGGCTGGCACGACCTGCAACTGTGCCTGCTCAACCGTGACGGCCAGGGCGGCTGGAAGGTTGAGACGGCTGAACCGTTGACCTTCACCGAAGCTGAGCGCGCGGCCGCCGATTGGGCTTGGCAACACGACCAACCGGCCGGCGCCGGTACCGGAACACTGCCGTCCGGGCGCTGGTGGTGGTGGCCGTTGTCGACAGAGGAGGGGCCACTGGCATTGCTGGGCGTGTGCCCGAAAGAAGACAAGCCGTTGAGTGGCCAGCGGCGTCGTCTGTTGGCGGCCCTCAGTCAGCCACTGGCGCAGGCCCTGGCTCGGGCGCAACTGGCCCAGGATCTGGAAGCGGCGCGCCTGCACGGTGAAACCGAGCAACTGCGCAGTGCGTTGTTGGCGTCGGTGTCCCACGATTTGCGCACGCCGCTGACCTCCATGCGCGGCAGTATCGACAGCCTGCTGGCGTTGGGCGAGGCGATCCCGCTGGCTGATCGCCGCGAACTGCTGGAAGGCACCCGCGATGAAGCCGAGCGCCTGGATCGCTACATCCAGAACCTGCTGGACATGACCCGCCTCGGCCACGGCGCCCTGAAGCTGGCGCGGGACTGGGTATCGCCGGGCGATATCGTCGGCAGCGCGTTGAACCGGTTGCGGGCGGTGCTGGCGCCGTTGGCGGTGGGCATCGAGGTGCCGGCCGAGTTGCCATTGTTGTACGTGCATGCGGCGCTGATCGAACAGGCGCTGGTGAATGTGCTGGAGAATGCCGCACGATTTTCCCCGGCTCACGGGCGTCTGCTGCTGAGCGCAGGGGCGACGGACAGCGAAGTTTTCTTCGCCGTGGCTGACGAGGGGCCCGGGATCCCTGAAGAAGAGCGCGAGAAAATCTTCGACATGTTCTACACCGCTGCGCGCGGGGATCGCGGCGGGCAGGGTACGGGGCTGGGGCTGGCGATCTGTCAGGGCATGGTCGGTGCCCATGGCGGGCGGATCAGCGTGGACACCGGCCTGGACGGGCGCGGTACCTGCATCACCCTGCACCTGCCATTACAGACACAACCGGGCCTGGACGATGAAGCCTGA
- the kdpC gene encoding potassium-transporting ATPase subunit KdpC: MFTLIRPALSLLLLMTLITGVAYPLLVTGVAQVAFPAQANGSLIVDAGGKVRGSLLIAQDFQGDAWFHPRPSAGAFATVASGASNFSPSNPALAARVIGDAQALQVPGQGPVPLALLTTSGSGLDPHLPPAAIAYQLARVAAARNLPVSSVQQLLDAHIEQPLVGPPVVNVLALNLALEKL, encoded by the coding sequence ATGTTCACTCTGATACGCCCGGCCTTGAGCCTATTGCTTCTGATGACCCTGATCACCGGCGTTGCGTACCCCTTACTGGTTACGGGCGTGGCGCAAGTCGCCTTTCCCGCCCAGGCCAACGGCAGCCTGATCGTTGATGCCGGCGGCAAGGTCCGTGGCTCCCTGTTGATCGCCCAGGATTTCCAGGGCGATGCCTGGTTCCATCCGCGTCCATCGGCCGGCGCTTTCGCCACGGTGGCCAGCGGCGCCAGCAACTTTTCCCCGAGCAATCCGGCCCTGGCCGCACGGGTGATCGGTGACGCCCAGGCGTTGCAAGTGCCCGGTCAAGGCCCGGTGCCGTTGGCGCTGCTGACCACCTCGGGCAGCGGACTGGATCCCCACTTGCCACCGGCAGCGATTGCCTATCAACTGGCGCGTGTCGCCGCCGCACGCAATCTACCGGTATCGTCCGTGCAGCAACTGCTCGACGCTCACATCGAGCAACCGCTGGTGGGGCCGCCAGTGGTGAATGTGCTGGCGCTGAACCTGGCGCTGGAAAAACTCTAG
- the kdpB gene encoding potassium-transporting ATPase subunit KdpB has protein sequence MNMPMSKTVVAKASEQPKTAISALWRPALVQAFVKLDPRQLHRAPVMLVVELTAILTTVLCFVPDSSVPTFVAAQIALWLWFTVLFANFAEALAEGRGKARADSLKAGSEGLSARRQTASGFEVIAATRLRKGDVVRVEAGEMIPGDGEVIEGIAAVNEAAITGESAPVIRESGGDRSAVTGNTRLVSDWLLVRVTSNPGESTLDRMIALVEGAKRQKTPNEVALDILLIGLTLIFLLVVVTLQPFAHFANGNLPLVFLVALLVTLIPTTIGGLLSAIGIAGMDRLVRLNVIAKSGRAVEAAGDVHVLMLDKTGTITFGNRRCAAVHAAPGVSVKELTEGALFASLADDTAEGKSIVEYLRGLHSQPEPGAELLTAVPFSAETRLSGVDYQGRVYRKGAVDSLLSFIGLSKSELPPALAREVDKIAQSGGTPLLVCVDGRLLGAIHLKDVVKPGIRERFAELRKLGIRTVMVTGDNPLTAAAIAAEAGVDDVLAEATPEKKLARIRHEQNDGRLVAMCGDGANDAPALAQADVGMAMNDGTQAAREAANMVDLDSDPTKLLDVVQIGKELLVTRGALTTFSIANDIAKYFAILPALFASIYPQLGVLNVMHLSSPQSAILSAIVFNALIIVVLIPLALRGVRVQAASAAALLRRNLLIYGLGGIVVPFVGIKAIDMLLTALGLV, from the coding sequence ATGAATATGCCAATGAGCAAAACCGTCGTTGCCAAGGCGTCGGAGCAACCGAAAACCGCGATTTCGGCCCTGTGGCGGCCAGCGCTGGTGCAAGCTTTCGTCAAGCTCGACCCGCGCCAGTTGCACCGTGCCCCGGTGATGCTGGTGGTGGAACTGACCGCGATTCTCACCACCGTGCTGTGTTTCGTTCCGGACAGCAGCGTGCCGACCTTTGTTGCCGCACAAATTGCCCTGTGGCTGTGGTTCACGGTGCTGTTCGCCAACTTTGCCGAAGCCCTGGCCGAAGGGCGTGGCAAGGCTCGCGCAGACAGCCTCAAGGCCGGTAGCGAAGGCCTGAGCGCACGCCGCCAGACGGCCAGCGGCTTTGAGGTGATAGCCGCCACCCGCTTGCGAAAGGGCGACGTGGTACGCGTCGAGGCTGGGGAGATGATTCCTGGCGATGGCGAAGTGATCGAAGGCATCGCGGCCGTCAACGAGGCGGCGATTACCGGCGAATCGGCCCCGGTCATCCGCGAGTCCGGCGGCGATCGTTCGGCTGTCACCGGCAACACGCGCCTGGTCTCCGACTGGCTGCTGGTGCGCGTCACCAGTAACCCCGGCGAATCCACCCTGGACCGCATGATCGCCCTCGTCGAAGGCGCCAAGCGGCAGAAGACGCCCAACGAAGTGGCGCTGGATATTTTGCTGATCGGCCTGACGCTGATCTTCCTGCTGGTGGTGGTAACGCTGCAGCCGTTCGCGCATTTCGCCAACGGTAATTTGCCGCTGGTGTTTCTGGTGGCGCTGCTGGTGACGTTGATTCCCACCACCATCGGCGGGCTGTTGTCGGCCATCGGCATCGCCGGGATGGATCGGCTGGTGCGCCTGAACGTGATCGCCAAGTCCGGTCGCGCGGTGGAAGCGGCGGGGGACGTGCATGTGCTGATGCTGGACAAGACCGGCACCATCACCTTCGGCAATCGTCGCTGTGCCGCGGTTCACGCCGCGCCCGGTGTGAGCGTCAAGGAGCTGACCGAAGGTGCGTTATTCGCGTCGTTGGCCGACGACACGGCGGAGGGCAAGTCCATCGTCGAGTACCTGCGGGGTTTGCATTCGCAACCCGAGCCGGGCGCCGAACTGCTGACTGCTGTGCCGTTCAGTGCCGAAACCCGATTGTCCGGTGTCGACTATCAGGGCCGGGTGTACCGCAAGGGCGCCGTGGATTCGCTGCTGAGTTTTATCGGCCTGTCGAAAAGCGAACTGCCACCGGCACTGGCGCGGGAGGTGGACAAGATCGCCCAGAGCGGCGGTACCCCTTTGCTGGTGTGCGTTGACGGCAGGCTGCTGGGGGCGATTCATCTGAAGGACGTGGTCAAGCCCGGTATCCGCGAGCGCTTTGCCGAGCTGCGCAAGTTGGGGATTCGCACGGTGATGGTCACCGGCGACAACCCGCTGACCGCCGCCGCCATTGCGGCCGAGGCCGGCGTTGATGACGTGCTGGCCGAGGCCACACCGGAGAAAAAACTGGCGCGCATCCGTCATGAGCAGAATGACGGTCGTCTGGTGGCGATGTGTGGTGACGGTGCCAACGATGCGCCGGCCCTGGCCCAGGCTGACGTCGGCATGGCGATGAACGACGGCACACAGGCGGCGCGAGAGGCGGCCAACATGGTCGATCTGGACAGCGATCCGACCAAGTTGCTGGACGTGGTGCAAATCGGTAAGGAACTGCTGGTGACCCGTGGGGCCTTGACGACGTTTTCCATCGCCAACGACATCGCCAAGTACTTCGCCATCCTGCCGGCGCTATTTGCCTCGATCTATCCACAACTGGGCGTGTTGAACGTGATGCACCTGAGCAGCCCGCAAAGCGCGATTCTGTCGGCCATTGTGTTCAACGCCTTGATCATTGTGGTGCTGATCCCGTTGGCGTTGCGTGGTGTGCGGGTGCAGGCCGCCAGCGCGGCGGCGCTGCTGCGGCGCAATCTGCTGATCTATGGCCTGGGGGGGATCGTGGTGCCGTTCGTGGGGATCAAGGCGATCGACATGTTGCTGACGGCGTTGGGGCTGGTTTGA
- the kdpA gene encoding potassium-transporting ATPase subunit KdpA: MHGYDYGLILAFFALVLIPAPFLGRFYYRVMEGQRTWLSPVLGPVERGCYRLAGVDPAVEQSWQKYTLALLAFNLAGFSLLFAILLLQGHLPLNPEKVPGMEWTQAFNTAVSFTTNTNWQSYSGEASLSYLSQMLGLAVQNFVSAATGLAVLVALCRGIGRKSAATLGNFWVDMTRATLYGLLPLCLLLALFLVWQGVPQTFAHYVHGLTMQGADQVIPLGPAASQIAIKQLGTNGGGFFGVNSAHPFENPTAWSNLFEVASIILIPAALVFTFGHYVKDLRQSRAIIACMLALFLIGGATSLWAESQPNPALHNASVEQTAPLEGKEARFGTTATVLWSVTTTAASNGSVNGMHDSLNPLSGMVSLVNMMVGEVIFGGVGAGLYGMLLNVLIAVFLAGLMIGRTPEYLGKKLAAREVQLLVVTLLVMPVSVLGLGAIAASLPGPAAAVSNPGAHGFSQLLYAYTSAGANNGSAFAGFGANTPFHNLMLGLGMLIGRFGYILPVLALAGSLALKKTAPIGPNSFPTHGPLFVTLLTVTILLVGGLTFLPTLALGPIAEHLSLGF; encoded by the coding sequence ATGCACGGTTATGACTACGGGCTGATCCTCGCCTTCTTCGCGCTGGTGCTGATCCCTGCACCGTTTCTTGGGCGTTTCTACTACCGGGTGATGGAAGGCCAGCGCACCTGGCTTTCACCGGTTCTTGGCCCGGTGGAGCGTGGTTGCTATCGCTTGGCCGGCGTCGATCCGGCCGTTGAGCAGAGCTGGCAGAAATACACCCTGGCCTTGCTCGCCTTCAACCTGGCCGGTTTTTCGCTGTTGTTCGCCATTCTGCTGTTACAGGGGCATTTGCCACTCAACCCCGAAAAAGTGCCGGGTATGGAGTGGACCCAGGCATTCAACACGGCGGTGAGCTTCACCACCAATACCAATTGGCAGTCCTACAGCGGTGAAGCGTCGTTGAGTTACCTGAGCCAGATGCTTGGCCTGGCCGTGCAGAACTTTGTCAGCGCCGCCACCGGTCTGGCCGTGCTGGTGGCGCTGTGTCGCGGAATCGGCCGTAAATCCGCTGCAACGCTGGGTAACTTCTGGGTCGACATGACCCGCGCCACCCTCTACGGGCTGTTACCGCTGTGCCTGTTGTTGGCCCTGTTCCTGGTGTGGCAGGGCGTGCCGCAAACCTTCGCGCACTATGTGCATGGGCTGACGATGCAGGGCGCGGATCAAGTGATTCCATTGGGCCCGGCCGCCAGCCAGATCGCGATCAAGCAACTGGGCACCAACGGGGGTGGTTTCTTCGGCGTCAATTCGGCGCACCCGTTCGAGAACCCGACGGCCTGGAGCAACCTGTTCGAAGTCGCCTCGATCATCCTGATTCCCGCCGCGCTGGTGTTCACCTTCGGCCATTACGTCAAGGACCTGCGCCAGAGCCGGGCGATCATCGCCTGCATGCTCGCACTGTTTCTGATCGGCGGTGCCACCTCGTTGTGGGCCGAATCCCAACCCAACCCGGCGCTGCACAACGCTTCGGTGGAGCAGACCGCGCCACTGGAAGGCAAGGAGGCGCGCTTTGGCACCACGGCCACGGTGCTGTGGTCAGTCACCACCACGGCGGCATCCAATGGTTCGGTCAATGGCATGCATGACAGCCTCAATCCTCTGAGCGGCATGGTCTCGCTGGTGAATATGATGGTCGGCGAAGTCATTTTCGGCGGCGTTGGCGCGGGGCTCTACGGGATGCTGCTGAACGTGCTGATCGCGGTGTTCCTGGCTGGATTGATGATTGGCCGTACCCCGGAATACCTGGGCAAGAAGCTTGCTGCCAGAGAAGTGCAACTGCTGGTGGTGACCCTCTTGGTCATGCCGGTGAGTGTGCTGGGGCTGGGGGCGATTGCTGCGAGCCTGCCCGGGCCTGCTGCTGCGGTGAGCAACCCTGGCGCCCACGGCTTCAGCCAGTTGTTGTATGCCTACACCTCGGCGGGTGCGAACAACGGTTCGGCCTTCGCCGGCTTTGGTGCCAATACACCCTTCCACAATCTGATGCTGGGCCTGGGCATGTTGATCGGTCGTTTCGGCTACATCCTGCCGGTACTGGCCTTGGCCGGTAGCCTGGCGCTGAAGAAAACCGCGCCGATCGGCCCGAACAGCTTTCCGACCCACGGCCCGCTGTTCGTCACCTTGCTGACCGTGACCATTCTGTTGGTGGGCGGCCTGACCTTCCTGCCGACCCTGGCCCTGGGGCCGATTGCCGAACACCTGAGCCTGGGTTTCTGA
- the kdpF gene encoding K(+)-transporting ATPase subunit F: protein MSLLDGVSLLLAAALFIYLLIALLRADRN from the coding sequence ATGAGCCTTCTGGACGGGGTGTCGCTGCTGCTGGCAGCGGCGCTGTTCATTTATCTACTGATTGCGCTGTTGCGCGCGGATCGGAACTAG
- the eat gene encoding ethanolamine permease: MNTQLKPTLGTLHLWGIAVGLVISGEYFGWSYGWGVAGTLGFLVTSFMVAAMYTCFIFSFTELTTAIPHAGGPFAYSRRAFGEKGGLIAGLATLIEFVFAPPAIALAIGAYLNVQFPALDPKHAAVGAYIVFMGLNILGVKLAATFELIVCVLAVAELLVFMGVVAPAFSFSSFALNGWAGSDVFGAPAIAGMFAAIPFAIWFFLAIEGAAMAAEEAKDPKRTIPKAYISGILTLVFLAMGVMFFAGGVGDWRTLSNINDPLPQAMKTVVGESSGWLHMLVWIGLFGLVASFHGIILGYSRQFFALARAGYLPASLAKLSRFRTPHRAIIAGGLIGIAAIYSDGLINLGGMTLTAAMITMAVFGAIVMYIMSMLSLFKLRKTEPNLERTFRAPGYPIIPGIALVLAVVCLVAMAWFNALIGLIFLGFMAVGFLYFMLTAQLRADAPADAMLTGL, translated from the coding sequence ATGAACACACAACTCAAACCCACTCTGGGCACCCTGCATCTATGGGGCATTGCCGTCGGGCTGGTGATCTCCGGCGAGTACTTCGGCTGGAGCTACGGCTGGGGCGTTGCCGGAACGCTGGGCTTTCTGGTGACATCATTCATGGTCGCGGCCATGTACACCTGCTTCATCTTCAGTTTCACCGAACTGACCACCGCCATTCCCCACGCAGGCGGGCCGTTCGCCTACAGCCGCCGGGCATTCGGCGAAAAAGGCGGGTTGATCGCCGGTCTGGCAACGCTGATCGAATTCGTCTTCGCACCACCGGCCATCGCCCTGGCCATCGGCGCCTACCTGAACGTGCAATTCCCGGCCCTGGACCCGAAACACGCGGCGGTCGGTGCCTATATCGTGTTCATGGGCCTGAACATCCTCGGGGTGAAACTGGCGGCAACCTTCGAACTGATCGTCTGTGTGCTGGCGGTGGCCGAACTGCTGGTGTTCATGGGTGTAGTCGCCCCGGCGTTCAGCTTCAGCAGCTTCGCCTTGAACGGCTGGGCCGGTTCCGATGTGTTCGGCGCGCCGGCCATTGCCGGGATGTTCGCCGCAATCCCCTTCGCCATCTGGTTTTTCCTGGCCATCGAAGGCGCGGCCATGGCCGCCGAAGAAGCCAAGGACCCGAAACGCACAATTCCCAAGGCCTACATCAGCGGCATCCTGACCCTGGTATTCCTGGCCATGGGCGTAATGTTCTTCGCCGGAGGTGTGGGCGACTGGCGCACCCTGTCCAACATCAACGACCCGCTGCCCCAAGCCATGAAAACCGTGGTCGGCGAAAGCTCCGGCTGGCTGCACATGCTCGTGTGGATCGGCCTATTCGGCCTGGTGGCAAGCTTCCACGGCATCATCCTCGGCTACTCGCGCCAGTTCTTCGCCCTCGCCCGCGCCGGCTACCTGCCCGCCTCACTCGCCAAACTGTCACGCTTCCGGACCCCGCACCGGGCCATCATCGCCGGCGGCCTGATCGGCATCGCGGCGATCTACAGCGACGGCCTGATCAACCTCGGCGGCATGACCCTCACCGCAGCGATGATCACCATGGCCGTATTCGGCGCCATCGTCATGTACATCATGAGCATGCTCAGCCTGTTCAAACTGCGTAAAACCGAACCCAACCTGGAACGCACCTTCCGCGCGCCGGGCTATCCGATCATCCCGGGTATCGCCCTGGTACTGGCAGTGGTGTGCCTGGTGGCGATGGCCTGGTTCAACGCGCTGATCGGGCTGATCTTCCTCGGTTTCATGGCGGTAGGCTTCCTGTACTTCATGCTAACGGCGCAACTGCGCGCCGATGCCCCGGCCGATGCGATGCTCACCGGGCTTTGA
- a CDS encoding DUF2897 family protein, with protein sequence MPWYAWLILIVAIGSIVGGLMMLRDTANKVELTDEQRKRVAERNAEMDAKEAKDR encoded by the coding sequence ATGCCCTGGTACGCCTGGTTAATTCTGATTGTCGCAATCGGCTCGATCGTGGGTGGCTTGATGATGCTGCGCGACACCGCCAACAAGGTCGAACTGACGGATGAACAGCGCAAGCGTGTTGCCGAGCGCAATGCCGAGATGGATGCGAAGGAGGCCAAGGATCGTTGA